GAGCCGGTTGAGATGGTAAGGTGCAAGACGATCGATCTCGAGGCGCCCGCCCACGCCGAGATCGTTCTTGAAGGCTACGTCGTGCCGGGGGAGTCTCGCATCGAAGGGCCGTTCGGGGACCACACGGGCTACTACTCGCTGCCGGATGAGTACCCTGTCTTTCACATAGAGGCGATAACTCACCGCAAGCGGCCCATCTATCCGACTACAATGGTAGGGAGGCCCCCAACAGAGGACTTTTTCATGGGCAAGGCCAGCGAGCGGGTGATGCTCCCCGCCCTGCAGATGGCGCTGCCGGAGGTTGTGGACTACAACATGCCGGCCGAGGGCATATTCCACAACTTCCTCATCGTGTCCATACGCAAGGAGTATCCGGGCCACGCCCGTAAAGTCATGTACGCGCTCTGGGGCATCGGCCTGCTCATGCTCACAAAGGCGATCATCGTGGTGGACGCGCACGTGGATGTGCAGAACGTCTCCGAGGTCGCGTGGAGAGTGGGGGCGAACATCGACCCCTCGCGCGATATCCTGTTCGTGGACGGCCCGGCCGATGACCTCGATCACGCGACATCGACGCCGCGGTTCGCAAGCAAGATCGGCATAGACGCCACGGCAAAGGGCAAAGGCGAGGGCAGGGCGCGCGAGTGGCCGGCGGACATCGTCATGACCGATGAGATCAAGAGGCTCGTGGACTCAAGGTGGAAGCAGTACGGGATATGACGTCCGACGCCGCATCCACACCGGTATTGCGCCGGCTCCTCAGATTCCTGGACGCTATCAAGTTCCAGGAAACGGTCTTTGCTCTGCCGTTCGCGTACTCCGGCATGGTGCTCGCCGGCCGCGGCCTGCCCGGCTGGGACCCGTTCCTTTGGATCACTGTCGCGATGGTGGGGGCGCGCACACTCGGCATGGCGGCGAACAGGCTGATCGACAGGCGTATCGACGCCGGGAACCCCCGGACCGCGAAGCGGCACCTGCCACAAGGTACTCTGAAGACGGCGGATATGGCGGCGCTGTGCGCGGTGGCCGCTGTAGTCTTCTTGCTGGCGGCATGGCGGCTCAACACGCTGGCGCTGGCCCTTGCGCCGGTCGCGGCGGGGTTCCTCATCCTTTATCCGTTCACGAAGCGGTTTACGTGGGCTGCCAGCTTCTTCCTCGGATGGGCGCTGGCTATCGCGCCATCTGCAGCGTGGATCGGCGTGACGGGGTCGCTGGCATGGCAGCCGGTGCTGCTCTCGTGCGCGGTCGCGTGCTGGGCGGCGAGTTTCGACATCCTTTATCACGCGCAAGACTTCGACTACTACACGAAGAACGGCCTGCATTCAGTGTCGCAGCAGTTCGGCGTTCGCGCGGCCTTCAGGACCGCTCGCGTGCTGGATGTTGTCGCTCTCGCTTGCCTCGTGGCCCTTGGTGTGTGGATGGGGCTTGCATTTCCGTACTTTGTGAGCTGCGTGGTCGCGGCGGCGTTCATGGTGTACAAACACAGCCTGGTTTCTCCGGTTG
The nucleotide sequence above comes from SAR202 cluster bacterium. Encoded proteins:
- a CDS encoding 4-hydroxybenzoate octaprenyltransferase; this encodes MTSDAASTPVLRRLLRFLDAIKFQETVFALPFAYSGMVLAGRGLPGWDPFLWITVAMVGARTLGMAANRLIDRRIDAGNPRTAKRHLPQGTLKTADMAALCAVAAVVFLLAAWRLNTLALALAPVAAGFLILYPFTKRFTWAASFFLGWALAIAPSAAWIGVTGSLAWQPVLLSCAVACWAASFDILYHAQDFDYYTKNGLHSVSQQFGVRAAFRTARVLDVVALACLVALGVWMGLAFPYFVSCVVAAAFMVYKHSLVSPVDMSRVGVAFFRINAYVSLTMFLGTLISVLAFQ